DNA from Quercus lobata isolate SW786 chromosome 1, ValleyOak3.0 Primary Assembly, whole genome shotgun sequence:
TACCGGTACAAACAATTCACTGCAAGTACCTCATCTCTATTAATTTTGAGGTCCTTGACTTGAATAGTTTCCCATTTCTGTGCAATTGCATTATACTCGAATGGAACGTTGAAACGCTCACAATACTTTGCCAAGCGACGCCCTGTCTGCTGTACTCTTTCCGCTGGCCGGAATCCACGTTGAGGAAGCTCTATCCCTGTAATGCGTAGCTTGGGAGGCCCTCCCAGTCTTCTTGAGAGACAATGGATGAGGGCAGGCCATTGGAAACCATATAGGATACCAAAATCAATAACATGAAGTGTTGCCGCATTCTCAGATGCTCTCAGAATCATATGGTTTGCAAAGATAATTGCAAGCTTCATGAAGGGGCAGGCTGAAACATATGCTTGGTAAGCTTTCAACATATCAGCAGCTGATGATTTTTTGGGAGCTAGAGCAGTGTAAATTTGGGTCCCTGTGCCAGCTAAGCGCGCCTCAATGCAGTCTGCAAAGTAATGGGCCAACCTCTGCGACCCATCACCAAATGGGGAAGAGTGCTTCCTAACCTGTTTTAGTACTTCAGAAGCAGTCCTCCTATCATCAGAGGAGACTGCTTGTGAACACAGCACCAATAGAGTTCTCAAATCCACAACATCCTTCTTATTGCTTTGTTTCTTGGCACGAGTCTTTGCACCACTAGATACATTTGATTGTCCATTCTTCAGcaggtttttgttttctccatTCTGCAAGCTTTCATCAAAGTTACACACTGAAGGCTCTCGTTTTGCCCCAAAACAGAGCAGCACCTTATCAAACATCTCCGATATCTCACTCTCATCCAGATAAACAGCTGATTGCTTGTTACTCCTCCCATCTTCTAAGTCTGTATCCTCTCGCTCATGATTCTTCCTTCCTCTTAACCTAGAAGGGGAGTGCTCCCTCTCATCTATCTCCAACTTAACCAACACTTCTGGAGCCTTCTTATTCAAAACAGGAGAAAATGTGTTCTTCTCCAGATCAACAGTCAGCTGATTCCCTTTAGGAAGGAATTTATTAGCTTCCTCTACCCCTCTCTGGAACTGCAAAACTGATTCGGTATTGCTTAAGAAGTTCTGAACCAGAAGCTCATTGACAGATGAGCCCAGCAGCCCATTACCATCACTAGTGAGGCTGTTTGGAAAGTTAAAAGATGATGGTGGACTAGACTTTGCAGTGGACTGGAAAACAAAGTCAGTGGGGAGAGGATTTTTTAACAAAGAGGGTTTGTATTCTCCAAAATCAGCATGATTCCACTGAAAATCGTTCAAGTTACTATTACCAAAACTAGAACTGCTATTGCTACTATGATCACTGAAGCCACTCAAAAAACTATCATCCGGACTCTCAACATTTTGATCAATATAAAGTGGGTGTTGATCCGGGGACGTAGGGTACTTCCCGCCAATGACTTCATACAACGATTTCTCCGTGGCTTGAAGAGCCAACGGGTCATGGAACATACATGGCTTTGACTCCATCTCCTCTTCCATAAGCACCTGGCTTATGTACTTAAGGACACTATCAGAAAAGTCACTGTCATCTGTGGGAGAATCACCCTCTAAGCTCGATTGAGCAGAATTACCGGGGCTTGGATCAGGGCTAAAAACTGGATTGTCCATGAAGCTAGGACCTAGAGTGGGGCTATTGAATATAATCCCATTTTCAACAACTGGGTACTGATCTGAATTGAGAAAAAGTGACTCTATATCAAATTTGAAACCGTTAATTGGCCCAAAGTATTGGGGTTGTTGTGGATCCATGAACATGTACTACCAACACCCAATACTCAAAAATCCTATACCCTAATCGTTACTCTTTTAACTCCCaataagaaaaaacaattacttGATACAAAATTATAGCCTAAACATGACAAAATAGCTAACATCAAGAGCAATTCAGATTATGCAATTAAACCCTACACATATGagaccaaacaaaaacaaaaaggaaagggTAACAGAACCTAGGAAAGCATTATAGATTGAGGGAATTTCTGGGTTCGTTAGAAATGAAATTGAGGAAGTGAAATTCGAGAATTTTACGTCAATTGTGCGTACCTGAGAGAAAGACACAAAACcctaatagagagagagagagagagagagagagagagagagagagtagagcaGAGGCCAATGTTCCAAGTACGAGACGACAACGTTGTTTGATTGTACTGTTTGTTTGATGTCTTTAACTTTTTAATCTTGTGTATGGTGTTTCAACGTCAAGAGAACGAGGAGATTGTCTTTCCTCAGTTTTTAATACTGTACCCATTTTGTGCGAATCTAACGTGGCTGTGTGTTATTGGCTGGCGAGGATATATTCCGCGTTTCAGTGTCTTTTCCttaaaagtttatttaattttattgcaaaGGTGAGTCGAGGATGCAATTGTTATCTTGATGCACGTCCTCTCTCCACCGACCTAAGGGGATATCCCGCTAATGAATCTTGGGTGATTGTTTTTCATGCTAAAATCAGGGCCGGCGTAGGCCACCGCCAAGGGCCCTATTAGAGGAAGTTCCAAATTTTGGAgcaaaaattgatatatttaaaaataaaaaattggagatATAGgtataaattttagtttaaaattttgttcaCTACTTATAAAAAGTCTCaaagaatttaataattatagaaataatacaactttaaatacatgagttttacaaataaaataatactacagttacaaactattttataatgtttttacaaactattgttGTAGCCAACTTCTTACTGGTTCTCATCTAGGCCGACCAATAACATTACTTATTTATTAATCTATAATCACTCACCATATTATCAGCttgtaaaagtttttgtaaaaaaaattgtatctctagcattttccCTTACAAATATATGTATCACTAATTGCAAGAAATGATTCAGATAAAAAATggtagaaatattattaattggacaaaatttaagtacagtaccttagatgctgttccttaggttctccTTTTAGGATTCAGCCATAtagctacttaactaaaaaattcacttccattccatgagaaaaaatctacaTAGCGGAATCTTAAGAtgagaacctaaggaacaggACCTAAATACTGTACTTAAGTCTTACccttattgattttaattgaaaactttacaaattgatatgacaATTGATGGAGAAGTAGAAAATTAGTCTCAACTCCAGTTCGTCCAAACGTATCGTCCAAAGCCAATAAAGCAGGTTGGACCAAGAATCATCCCAGAAGAAGAATATCTGTTCATGGACGATAATGTTACTCTTTATCAGTCAAATCTCCCATGGACAATAAACTCGTCCATGAAGGTCGTCCATGGACGATCATCAGATGTCCAAGGACGACCAGATCATCATACACTAGACGGACGAATACGCAACATTTAGAAAACTTTCGAGTCTCTATAGCGGTTACTAAACCCATAGCCATCGCCATGAATCCCTCAAATGAGTTAACTTCCCTTAGCGGTTACAACTTTAGTAGCTGTTGAGGAAGTTAACTCCGGACTCATTGGCTGCCACAAATCTTGGGGAGGTTATTGAACAAATAACCGTCCCCAGGATCTCTATATAAAGGACCAGTCTGAACCCGTGAAAGGTAAGAACATTCTGAGACTTGACTCCCAAAAACTTGGAACTTCATTCCTGTGAGACTAACTTTGCCATCGGAGGGGGTTTGGTCGGTCTTCTCCGGTCCCCTTTTTGACAGCGTTTGCTTTTTGCAGGCCTTCCACCGCTTCAGTAGCCCATCGAAACCAGAgcatccaccttactgattcaGAGCAATATCAACAATTAATATGATATGCGGACGTCAATAACCTATTATGGGGGCCTTTTTGCATTGATGGGCATGGACTCGTTTGCTACACCAAGGCCTGTGAGTTAATGGGTAAGGGAGTCAGGACTGGACCCTTGAGAGTTATACCACAGGCTAGCTTGTGCACAAGCCAGGCATGCCCAATGTTAAGACAACTTGAGAATGGTGCAGCAAGCTGGGCATGACAGATATGGTTGTGAAGGAATAACTGTCTTGCATAGCAAAGGATACTACAGCAAAATGACTTCTACAATGAAATATGCTAAGTGGATGGGTTGCAGCAGAACAAATGATCCAACAGAAAATAACTAATACCACAAATAAGATAACTAATACAGCAGAATAACTAATACCgcagataaaataaaagagggtTACAATAGAGCAACTGATACAGCAGAAAATAACTAATACCACAGATAACTAATACAGCAAAAAGAGCAAAAGATATCACAACAAAATGGCCAATAACATAAAATGCTTCAacataaaaagagaagaaaagaataacAACGGAGGTGTCAAAGAAACTAAAGATTGTTTAGTAGGAACGGGTCCAAAAAGGGAACCGAACCCCGATATGGATAACCTCGTCACAAACTTCTACCATTGAAGTTACCCGTGCTAGAGAAAGAGCCTAAATGGTTTTGGGTTCTAATTTACAGAGTTTCAGAGGGCAGGAATGTCATGAGGGAGAGAAAATGTGGTCTACTGATGCATGCCCCTATTTCTGTCGTGTTTTCTCtattccttctctctttttttaccacttagttttctttttgtaatctgGTTCTTAGTTTCTTTCTTACTCTTTTCTCCATCCCTCTCTCCCTTATTGTTGTTGTTCCCCTAATTACCTCTCATCCTTTTTATACCTCTTAATTCTATGGGATTTCTCCCTTTTGTCCCTTGGGCTTCACCAACCATTTTTGGTTCCTTGTGGGCATCTCTCTAGGCTTGCCCACTAACCCATTGGTTGCCTAGCCACTACCTCTACTCAAAGTGTGCTTGTTGTACCATTCTCCACTCCTAGAAAAAACTCCTTGTTTTGTTTCTCCCCTCTCTCAATTTCTGCATTACTTCCCCATGGATAAGGATTGAAGGCTCTCTCTATACCTACCCTTATGGCATGCATCAAGTGGCCCCAGCCATGCTCACCTCTTTTGGGCAAAATGTCATCCCAACAAGGCATTTCTCCAAAAGAAGTTTCAGCAAGAACCTCAAAATAGACCtcttctccccccccccccggcgcCAAACCACATCCTCTAAATCCCTTGACCAAGGGACCGCCTCTCCTGCAATGGATAGGTACAAGTAGGTGGTGTCCTAGCCTTTGTGTGAGTTCCACTATCCTTTGGTTTGTCATCTTTTACTCCTACACCGTTCTTGCCATTCTTGCATTGTCTTGTTCTGCTGTGTGTACTGGGTTCGTGTCTATCTTCCACGGCAAGGAGGATGTGTGGGTTTTTGGGCTTACACTGCTTCCCTTCGTTCCCCAATGGGCTGGGTACTGCTTGGGTAGAAGCTCTTGTTTGTTTAGCCCACTGGACTTCTATTTCTGCTATTCCTCTTCCTACCATGCCTATGTGCCTTTTGTGATTAGTGATACATTTTTGTAAGCCtcatattgtaaaatttataatatccccAACATTATTCATTCAAAtacttgtttattatcttcttttagTGTCACTACTTGCATTCATTTCTACAtcatttgtaagttttttttagtaaaatttgttataactttagcatttttccaaaaaaaaaaaagcatattacAAAGTAAAAGGAATggatttttgttattaaaaaaattattatattaaatactagttaaatattatttaactgATAACAAAAATGCCCTATTTAAATATATCGTCTTAGGCCTCCAAATTTGTTAAGCCGCCCCTGGCTAAAATCAGCTCCTTTTACCTTATAAATACAATAGCAAAGCCACTAATTCgctatgtgtgtgtatgtgtgtggaTGCTAGAtatgtttttagtattttgaactCTTTATCCACGATCAACAATCTTGTTTCAATTCTTAACTTTCTAgtcaataaaatattaagatACTAAAGTTATTTGGTTCTAGATCCagccaaaaaattaaagaatctaCAGTCTGTTTGGTTAGAGATTTCTAGTAtagttgtttaagtgttgtggAAATATTTGTGGGTTAAAAAGTGTTGTGGAAATACATGTAGaggtgtttaaacactgaaaaatgttgtttaaactAGGGTTGTCCACGAGTTGGTTTTATGCTCAACCTAGACTCGACCCGATATTTTCGGGTGgataaaatcaaaacccaaaaccgaCTCAGAATTCTCGTTCGATCGGCCGATTCAGGTCGTTTCGAGTTGTACCAGTCGATATCGGGTTTCATCTCCAGAGCTGAAATTTAGCCGAATCTGTTGAGATCTGGCTGATATCTTGCCGGATCTGTCGGGATCTAGCCGATAGATGGCCAAATCCATCGTGATCTGGCCGATATCTTGCTGGATCCTTTAAGATCTTGCTGGATCTCGAAGGATCTGGACTAGATCTCGACAAGATCACTCCAAATCAGGTTCGGATCTCAACAAACAGAGAATGTGAGTGAAATACCATCGGTCAGTTTGGTTTCCGTCGagttttgaaacctaaaactgCCACTCAACCCACACCTTTCGAGTTTCGACATCAAAGACCCGCTGCCGACCACGGGTTGCTCTGAACGGGTCGGCCTCAATTCGGGTGGCGCCAAGTCAATCGATTCCGGCAGGTCATCGATTCACCTAGACACCCCTAATTTAAATACCCCTACCAAACACcccacatttttcttttcactgtATTTTAGAGACTAGGACAAGATAGTTCCTTCCCTCTTTTTTCTAACACTTCAATTTTACAAGTTGTGACCAATGGCCAAGCCCCACCACACATCTCTTACACAATGATACTCTCTTAAATATATATCATGCAATAGTAAGAATATATAAGTTTTGTGAGGATGAGGATCTCTAATCCCATCTTAATTGATTGCCAATATTATTTCCAATGATACACCTCAGACCTCGGGGACAAGCATTGGTTGACTACAAGGACGAGCACCAACTAACCTTGGGGACGAGCATCAACCATGGGAGGTGCATGAAGTTAAAATATCACAGAGGGAAGAAAGCAAACTTGGAACAAGTTACGAGGAGGATAAAGGGATAAGGGTGTAAAAGCCATCctctccgcattaaatgcaagacaACTACTCCTTTGACTGCATTAATGAAGAAATGACCATGAACAGTGGTGGCACAGCTCAGATTGCAAGGTAGAAGTTTACTAGTATGTTCTGGATGAGACAAAGGTACTGGGAATGCAATCTCAGCCCTCCAAATGTAGGATTAAGGTAATCTATGtgtaaatataaaaggaaaatgaagatTCCTATGAGAGGgatccaagaaaaaagaaaggaaaagaactTTGTAACGGAGAGCAAAgaaacacacatatatacaacAGACCATCCTCGGACGTGACTGAGGatccttttcttttcataatttGTGGTCTTAGTCATTTCATTGGCGTCTTATCTCATTGTGATTAAATTTAACTTGTTAAGTGATCAATatccaacccattctctatcAAATCTATTGTAGTGGGCTTATTGAGCCACAGTCTGGGTCATTTCTTGGGCAGTGAACTAATTTGCATCCTTAACAAGTTTCTTCCCTAACTGCTTAATTgctttcccccaaaaaaaaaaaaaacttcttcttatcactaaatttataattgatatCTTTTGTTTAAGGCAGAAGTATATATTTCTGAATTCTCATTCATATTTGTCTTCAttcaaaataatgttattaCATCAATATTAATCCTTAATGTAATTTAAGTATGTCCAAATTAAGAACTATTGATATCCTCTTTggtaaaattacactttgccaccctaaactatgcactaaattacactttgcaccctaaactatccaATTGCACACTTTACACCTTAAACTATCACACTTATCAAACTTTGCACCCCggtgttatttttgttgttatatttaataGAATTTTGCTACATATGACAAACACATGCTTCTTGCTTAGGTGGAATAAAGTTAAAATACTAAAACAccctttctcaaaataaattaaaataaaacccaaaattttccaCATCTTGCACTGCATTCAAGATTCAACAAAATACATTATAActaacaaacaattaaaaaatagtacaataagCAGAACTTATCTCAAATGAGCCAAGATTCACTGAATTATGCATTGACTTAATCTCCACATAAAGTCAAAACTGCCTTCTTGAATCAAGGAAACACTCGTTCCAAATATAATATGGCTTTAATAAGAGAAGATTCCGGCTTTGACTACATATTTCCATATGAGTCTTCTGTTTGCAAGCAAACAACCTAACATCCTGCTAATACTTGTTtataaatcataataaataaataaaacaattaatttactatttataaatgatttGAAGGATATTGCAATATCATTAGCAGTAGAGTGAAATTCCTCCTCCATCGAAGGATCTTGGGCCATCTTGTCCTAGAATTCAAGCCACCATATCCATGACAGTTTGTTATTCAGAAAATGACTTCTTTTTTAAGGCaaagataaatgaaaaaaactttGATTTAACCTGCCATTCCAACATATACATATTAGCAACCTGCGCACCGGCCATCCCTCCGGAAATGGATCACATATGCCCTCATCTCGATTACCTAGAAAAAATCCACCTCAATTAAAACCATGTGGTTTGTTTATGATCTAAAAACTTAAGGTCCTTGTTTCAAAAGATGAGAATTCAGTCATAAAATAAGTCTAATTTTCTCTGATTTTCCGATTCATATTCTCAGACCGCAAATGGAAATCTGAGAAAGAGTGAGGAATAGAGGATGAAGTGTGTTTTAGGCTTTCAATTTTGTTCTACCTAAGCAAGAAGCATGTGTTTGTCACATGCAGCATGATTCTGTTAAATATAACGGTAAAAATAACACTAGGGTGCAAAGCGTGATAAGtgtgatagtttagggtgcaaagtgtgcaGTCGGATAGTTTAGGGTATAAAGTGTAATATAGtgcatagtttagggtggtaaagtgtaatttcccatTATTCTTTAAACAAAAGATGTTAACAATTTAGAAAGCACAAATCCATACTTTTGAAGAATTATCTTCAAGTACAAGTGTTTAGTAGATAATTTGGTTgtttatattgaaatgaaaattgctaagaattTTTGTACATATTTCAAATTTGATAGttgattattttaattgtttgaaatAGGGATATATAGCAATTTCAGTACGAGCCTTTTAGTTTTACATATTTTTTGCTATATTAGAAAGCAAAACACCTGCGTATTCTACTATAGAGACTTTAATTCCCAAGTGTCTTAAGAATCTTCATGAACAAGTGTTTTTTGTAGATAATTAATTTGGTCGTTTATCatgaaaaagaaattgcaaagaACTTTTGTACATATTtgatactttattattttagttgtcTAAATTAGAGTTAGCTAGATTTTTAATAGgagatatttaatttttgtattttcatttcCTTTATACTGATATAGTACCTCCATGATTGATGGAATCTAGGTTataaatatcttcttcttttttctattcttcTTACATTATTATTAAGTTTGATAAACAGTTTTTGTTATACATTATTTAATCAATgttcatataatttttatactactatatataacataatatataatatctaaaaagaaagaaaagatcattttttttttttatttggccCCTCAAAGATGAAAACCTTGCTCTGCCAATACACCACTTCTCAACAAGTGAAGAGAAGCATACTTTTGCACTGAATGTCACAAGAGAGTCAATTCTGTAtcgtaccggccggtaccgCCGAAATATACCGTACCGACAAACAATCCGGTACATATAACTCCCTTGTTTCGTACCagaaaaaataccggccgtaccggccaatttctggcaataccggccggtacagaaaaaagtttttttttttttttttaagttttgtcatttttgaatttttgttagggcagaatggtaacttatttgcattaacttattagtattatttgttttcttagtatgcaatggtaacttttaagctttctattttttatattgtgttttttttttcttttaattgatactaaagtctaaaaccatgaataattaattctgaattgaggaaatgttttatggtaaacttttatatttattataatatatgtatatatatttataatatatatacatatattataataaatataaaagtttaccataaaaaatagcggtaaacctgaaatggtacaccggtattgaccggtatccgaaatatatcgtaccacTAACTAAACCAGTACAGTCTCCGATACGATAGTGACTCCCTTGGTAAGTCAATGCGTCATTCTCATTTCTCATGAGCACTCTATTTATCAATTTATTGACTTAACTATCCAAGTCTCCTTGCCCAATCTTTGGGTTGGTCAATCCTGTACTAAAGTTTCTCCTTGTTATCAAAGTACTTGTCAGGTTGCTAGGATCCACCATTGATTGGTCCGCATCAAAGTTCCTACCACAGTCCCCTCTATTGTCCAAATCTCACCCACCTACATATTTCATACTCACGGTTATTTACACATTCATATTATTTTAGAGCTTAATTCATTTAATACTCAAAtctaaatttaaacttaatattGCTCATTTCCTAAAAGTAAATgattataaacaattttttctggagttaaattaaattgttcataatcaatTCGGTTCATTTATTATCCGTTTCCAAATGGACAGTTAATAGcgttttttacaattttcattatCATGGTCCGTGAGGCAAGAGTGATGGgattattttacaactttttgaatttgttttcattCAGGTTTTACCCGGAGCAATAGCAAACAATATTTTATGATGTTTGATCGGGAAATTTGAtctccttgattttttttttttttatcatgttaTTTATTGATATAAGTATTTTTCATAACAATACGTATATTATTACAAGAAATCTGTCTCCCTCGAGCAAGTTTGTTCTGCGTAATCTATATTTCTGAATTGCATatctttttgaagattttttttttttttttttaatgcttgaCTTTTGGTTaatcaattaaatttcaatttgtgTACTCAAGTTTTTTAATCGTTTTTGTAGTATGGGTCAAAGCTCGATAATTGAggatattatataatattataagtATTCAGAAGTTTGGAATGGTGGAAAACACTCGAACTTACTCCATTGTTGTTGTTTAGTAAGAAGTCATCTTAATGCCGCGTGAATTAAGCAAAGAAACTTCATAGTCATGAAACAGAGTCTGTCTCTGCCTGTGCAGTAAAACTTGCCCCTTGGATCACGTTTACGCGTGCTTCTCCTTCTCTGTGCATAACGCGCATGATACTCTCTACTTTTCAAAATAACGGAATACAAATTTTCTGTCCATTTTATATCACATGCATCTAGGTTATttgtaataaatattttaagatgTTGTAGTTTATGTCtcatttctctcaaaaaaacCTATTATTTAGGGAAATTATATAAGTCCGTTTAGTGGACTCCTCTATCCTCTTATGGTAATAATTAGTTCATGTATTTTTCATATGCATCATCCTTTTCTCATTGAAAATTGTGGAAATTAACCACCTAGCTTGTACAataatttcttcatcatttcaGCCTTCATGATTGATTGCTTTAGATTGATGCCATTTTTGCTCTCTTAAAGTGTCTTTAGATGACCACTGCCCACATTAGGTGAGATGATACTTCTCCAAGCCTTAAAGGATTTATGGGTTCATAGACCGAGGTTCGAGTGGTCCCAAGATGGGGTTATACTGtcaattgtcaaaaaaaaaaagtgtctttAGACCAAGAGTGGAGAGCAAAATTATTCACTTTCTATTCTATGGAAGAAGTCCTGCCCCTTCTCATAGGTGGTGTGAGTTCTATCATGGATCCCACACA
Protein-coding regions in this window:
- the LOC115986717 gene encoding scarecrow-like protein 33 translates to MFMDPQQPQYFGPINGFKFDIESLFLNSDQYPVVENGIIFNSPTLGPSFMDNPVFSPDPSPGNSAQSSLEGDSPTDDSDFSDSVLKYISQVLMEEEMESKPCMFHDPLALQATEKSLYEVIGGKYPTSPDQHPLYIDQNVESPDDSFLSGFSDHSSNSSSSFGNSNLNDFQWNHADFGEYKPSLLKNPLPTDFVFQSTAKSSPPSSFNFPNSLTSDGNGLLGSSVNELLVQNFLSNTESVLQFQRGVEEANKFLPKGNQLTVDLEKNTFSPVLNKKAPEVLVKLEIDEREHSPSRLRGRKNHEREDTDLEDGRSNKQSAVYLDESEISEMFDKVLLCFGAKREPSVCNFDESLQNGENKNLLKNGQSNVSSGAKTRAKKQSNKKDVVDLRTLLVLCSQAVSSDDRRTASEVLKQVRKHSSPFGDGSQRLAHYFADCIEARLAGTGTQIYTALAPKKSSAADMLKAYQAYVSACPFMKLAIIFANHMILRASENAATLHVIDFGILYGFQWPALIHCLSRRLGGPPKLRITGIELPQRGFRPAERVQQTGRRLAKYCERFNVPFEYNAIAQKWETIQVKDLKINRDEVLAVNCLYRYKNLLDETVVVNNPRDAVLNLIRKINPNIFVHAIVNGSYNAPFFVTRFREALFHFSSLFDMLDTNIAREDPMRLMFEKEFFGREAMNVIACEGLERVERPETYKQWQLRKMRAGFRQLPMDHEIMKKLRAKLKGGYHNDFVVDVDGHWMLQGWKGRILCASSCWIPA